Proteins encoded by one window of Pseudonocardia alni:
- a CDS encoding ParA family protein yields the protein MNPTRPEAQGRLDDPSDEPTPDHGRGTQTTSARAPEPAPLSVHGPARVIAVANQKGGVGKTTSTINLGAALAEYGRRVLLVDFDPQGALSVGLGVQPHQLESTVYNLLMERGVEADEVLQDTGVENLDLLPSNIDLSAAEVQLVTEVGREQALGRALKRFLPDYDIVLIDCQPSLGLLTINALACADEVLIPLACEFFSLRGVALLMDTIDKVTERLNPDLRLLGVLPTMFDTRTLHTREVHDRVVEAFGDKVFDAVINRTIKFPETTVAGEPITTWAPTSYAAEAYRMLAREVIAR from the coding sequence CGACGCCGGATCACGGGCGAGGCACCCAGACCACCAGCGCGCGCGCTCCCGAGCCCGCACCGCTGTCGGTGCACGGCCCGGCCCGCGTGATCGCGGTGGCGAACCAGAAGGGCGGCGTCGGGAAGACGACGTCGACGATCAACCTCGGGGCCGCGCTCGCCGAGTACGGCCGCAGGGTCCTGCTCGTCGACTTCGACCCGCAGGGCGCGCTGTCGGTGGGCCTCGGCGTGCAGCCCCACCAGCTCGAGTCCACCGTCTACAACCTGTTGATGGAACGCGGCGTCGAGGCAGACGAGGTGCTCCAGGACACCGGCGTCGAGAACCTGGACCTGCTGCCGTCGAACATCGACCTGTCGGCGGCCGAGGTCCAGCTCGTCACCGAGGTCGGCCGGGAGCAGGCACTCGGCCGCGCCCTCAAGCGGTTCCTGCCCGACTACGACATCGTCCTCATCGACTGCCAGCCGTCGCTGGGCCTGCTCACGATCAACGCGCTCGCCTGCGCCGACGAGGTCCTCATCCCGCTGGCGTGCGAGTTCTTCTCGCTGCGCGGCGTGGCACTGCTGATGGACACCATCGACAAGGTCACCGAGCGGCTCAACCCGGACCTGCGCCTGCTCGGCGTGCTCCCGACGATGTTCGACACCCGCACGCTGCACACCCGCGAGGTCCACGACCGCGTGGTGGAGGCGTTCGGGGACAAGGTGTTCGACGCCGTCATCAACCGGACGATCAAGTTCCCGGAGACCACGGTCGCCGGGGAGCCGATCACGACGTGGGCGCCCACGTCGTACGCCGCGGAGGCGTACCGGATGCTCGCCCGCGAGGTCATCGCCCGGTGA